One genomic region from Esox lucius isolate fEsoLuc1 chromosome 24, fEsoLuc1.pri, whole genome shotgun sequence encodes:
- the si:ch73-335l21.1 gene encoding insulin receptor substrate 1-B isoform X1 produces MESQPPEPQSYEDVRKSGYLRKQKSMHRRYFVLRTASERGPARLEYYESEKKFRGKTPVPKKALVLETCFNINKRADAKNKHMIVLYTRAESFAIAAENEADQDEWYQAMVELQCKSKTPATDTAAGGDYGVPTPGPAFKEVWQVKVWPKGLGQAKNLVGVYRLCLTDKTVNFVKLNSDAAAVVLQLMNVRRCGHSENFFFVEVGRSAVTGPGEFWMQVDDSVVAQNMHETLLEAMKALSEEFRQRSKSQSNSGPGGGATASNPISVPSRRHHPNPPPSQVGFTRRPRTEPPGGTGTGGNSANASPTPRHSFPRSGTVSDGGKSDEGACSGTGQSSSPTANGSCSTTPILRSKSARSATTPAKNNPLGLMRSVSTPAPSPAPSLSSSSGHGSEFGGVAGGTGGAGAGAYSRVPSHSASVSGSPSDYGSSDEYGSSPGEHSSHSLLAPSPNMLGGSGSLGGNGQSLDDDAANYILMGQRGGAGGEGGAATSVSQSAKASSSTTSQHPLTRRVLRRSSSRECEAERRLLSKRASLPPMALERLAPRPRRGEEEPEEEAADYAIMSRSTSRESFTTSSSSSSRRDSEMSPGCGGGGGGYLDVAGELAGGGVVARDNGYMSMLPGGAAQPPVALTHPLSVALADSESKPADDYMAMTPNNSVSPPQQIRAPAGDGYMMMSPNSSCSPDQRGGGGLAGGAWVGSSSADSRAGSDYMNMSPISARSVSSSTPPPEHPPHPDPHPLQQAPKMVYSYYSLPRSYKHTPPAGHFEDGPGRGRRPNGSADGKAVGRETGGRQDPNLGAVQGRHLSLSSSSYSSSSASSESLGENEERAPQGAGPSGGGAHSKDMGLLQQRRGGPKQGQHGGSRTRPVSLFVDVSKANTLPRVRENPLPPEPKSPGEYVSIEFKGDTRGARGGRGLRQGMSLPHSPSQCPSHRPASCLGGFQPLSGSPSTPLTPPTPPSGSEYVNMDLGPSPSPSPLSLTPLGFPSFPVPPTPPPKSLAPKSRDECSVAPQQQRGPEAAEAGPRKNGQTPTVGVPLCESPPCGDYTDMAFSRDNHTVSRPNSNSTSPKAPSPARPEPPVPILTLNLDFPLTRTGPNPDHGAKVIRADPQGRRRHCSETFLTSPSLPPTSSSSSSSSNSSSAASLFPEQAQAVVRRLGFEGILWGNAASAEHLPSSQFPHPGPGLPVAQALSMEQGLNYIDLDLANKESPNSALDGSSSVQAVLPRLYPVVNGGAGAGLSVAGVQASGGSNLNTYASIDFYKSEELRTHQNGNKDGTEC; encoded by the exons gTAAGACTCCCGCCACGGACACGGCTGCTGGAGGGGACTACGGCGTGCCCACCCCAGGCCCCGCCTTCAAGGAGGTGTGGCAGGTGAAGGTGTGGCCTAAAGGGCTGGGCCAGGCCAAGAACCTGGTGGGCGTCTACCGGCTGTGCCTGACCGACAAGACAGTCAACTTTGTCAAGCTCAACTCGGACGCGGCCGCCGTGGTCTTGCAGCTGATGAACGTGCGGCGCTGTGGCCACTCTGAGAACTTCTTCTTCGTGGAGGTCGGTCGGTCTGCGGTCACAGGCCCCGGCGAGTTCTGGATGCAG GTGGATGACTCAGTGGTGGCCCAGAACATGCACGAGACTCTTCTGGAAGCTATGAAGGCCCTGAGCGAGGAGTTCCGCCAACGCAGCAAATCACAGTCCAACTCCGGACCAGGCGGTGGGGCCACCGCCTCCAATCCCATCAGCGTCCCGTCGCGGCGCCACCACCCCAACCCGCCCCCCAGCCAGGTGGGCTTTACGCGCAGGCCCCGCACTGAGCCGCCCGGAGGCACTGGGACTGGGGGCAACAGTGCCAACGCGTCGCCCACCCCGCGCCACAGCTTCCCCAGGTCAGGTACAGTCAGCGATGGGGGCAAAAGTGACGAGGGAGCATGCAGCGGCACGGGGCAGAGTTCCAGTCCGACCGCCAACGGGTCCTGTTCCACCACGCCCATCCTCAGGTCCAAGTCTGCCCGCTCTGCCACCACCCCGGCCAAGAACAACCCCCTGGGCTTGATGCGTTCTGTTTCCACCCCGGCCCCCTCCCCAGCTCCTAGCCTATCTTCCAGTTCCGGCCACGGCTCTGAGTTTGGAGGCGTTGCTGGTGGAACTGGAGGAGCGGGTGCCGGGGCCTATAGCCGCGTCCCCTCCCACAGTGCTTCTGTGTCGGGTTCCCCCAGCGACTACGGCTCCTCGGACGAGTACGGCTCCAGCCCTGGGGAGCACTCGTCCCACTCCCTCCTGGCTCCTTCACCCAACATGCTCGGCGGGTCGGGCAGCCTGGGCGGCAACGGTCAGTCTCTGGACGACGATGCTGCTAACTACATCCTAATGGGCCAGCGTGGTGGAGCGGGCGGAGAAGGGGGAGCTGCCACATCCGTCTCTCAGTCAGCTAAAGCATCGAGCTCCACCACTTCCCAGCATCCTCTAACCAGGAGGGTCCTGCGGCGCTCCTCTAGCCGAGAATGTGAGGCCGAGAGGCGGCTGCTGAGCAAGCGGGCATCCCTGCCACCCATGGCCCTGGAACGCCTGGCCCCTCGGCCTCGCAGGGGGGAGGAGGAGCCGGAGGAGGAGGCCGCCGACTATGCCATAATGTCACGCAGCACCAGCAGGGAGTCcttcaccacctcctcctcttcgtcATCACGGAGGGACTCCGAGATGAGCCCCGGATGCGGGGGCGGAGGAGGGGGCTACCTGGACGTGGCCGGCGAGCTGGCCGGAGGTGGTGTGGTGGCCCGTGATAACGGCTACATGTCCATGTTGCCGGGAGGAGCGGCCCAACCTCCGGTCGCCCTCACCCACCCGCTCTCTGTCGCCTTGGCCGACTCGGAGTCCAAGCCGGCGGACGACTACATGGCCATGACGCCCAACAACAGCGTATCGCCGCCGCAGCAGATCCGGGCCCCCGCCGGCGACGGCTACATGATGATGTCACCCAACAGCAGCTGCTCCCCGGACCAGCGAGGCGGCGGCGGCCTGGCGGGCGGGGCCTGGGTAGGCAGCAGCAGCGCCGACAGCCGGGCCGGCAGCGACTACATGAACATGTCCCCCATCAGCGCCCGCTCGGTCAGCAGCAGCACCCCCCCGCCCGAGCATCCCCCTCACCCTGACCCCCACCCCCTACAGCAGGCCCCCAAGATGGTATACTCGTACTACTCACTGCCCCGCTCCTACAAACACACGCCGCCTGCTGGACACTTCGAGGACGGCCCCGGTCGAGGGAGGCGGCCAAATGGGAGTGCTGATGGCAAAGCAGTTGGCAGGGAGACCGGGGGGCGTCAAGACCCCAATTTGGGCGCAGTCCAAGGCcgccatctgtctctctcctcttcctcctactcCTCCAGCTCGGCCAGCAGCGAGAGCCTAGGGGAGAACGAGGAGAGAGCGCCTCAAGGGGCGGGCCCTTCCGGTGGGGGGGCTCACTCTAAAGACATGGGGCTCCTCCAGCAGAGGCGGGGGGGCCCCAAGCAGGGCCAGCACGGAGGATCCAGGACGCGGCCAGTCAGCTTGTTCGTGGACGTGTCCAAGGCCAACACACTCCCAAGGGTGCGTGAGAACCCCCTGCCCCCGGAGCCCAAGAGCCCCGGGGAGTATGTCAGCATCGAGTTCAAGGGGGACACCAGAGGAGCTCGGGGAGGGAGGGGCCTCAGACAAGGGATGTCCCTCCCTCACAGTCCCAGTCAGTGCCCCTCACATCGGCCAGCCTCTTGTCTTGGGGGGTTCCAGCCCCTCTCCGGCAGCCCGTCAACCCCACTCACGCCCCCCACCCCTCCGTCAGGCTCCGAGTACGTTAACATGGACCTGGGGCCCTCTCCCTCGCCGTCGCCTCTCTCTTTGACCCCACTGGGCTTCCCGTCCTTCCCTGTCCCTCCCACGCCCCCGCCAAAATCCCTGGCCCCCAAGTCCCGTGACGAGTGCAGTGTGGCCCCTCAACAACAAAGGGGGCCCGAGGCAGCTGAAGCAGGACCTCGAAAAAACGGACAGACCCCCACTGTTGGGGTGCCCCTCTGCGAGTCTCCTCCCTGTGGGGACTATACAGATATGGCCTTCAGCCGGGACAACCACACCGTTTCTAGACCCAATTCTAACAGCACCTCCCCAAAGGCCCCCTCCCCAGCCAGGCCCGAACCCCCTGTGCCTATCCTCACCCTTAATCTGGACTTTCCCTTGACCAGAACTGGGCCCAACCCGGACCACGGCGCTAAAGTGATCCGGGCCGACCCACAGGGCCGCAGACGGCACTGCTCCGAAACCTtcctcacctccccctctcttcctcccacctcctcgtcatcctcttcctcctccaactCCTCATCCGCTGCCTCTCTTTTCCCAGAGCAGGCCCAGGCCGTGGTCCGCCGGCTGGGGTTTGAGGGCATATTGTGGGGGAATGCCGCATCGGCTGAGCATCTCCCTTCCTCGCAGTTCCCTCACCCTGGGCCTGGCCTACCCGTTGCCCAGGCACTATCCATGGAGCAAGGTCTCAACTACATAGACTTGGACTTGGCAAACAAAGAGAGCCCTAATTCAGCTCTGGACGGTTCTTCGAGTGTCCAGGCTGTCCTCCCTCGCCTCTACCCCGTGGTGAATGGGGGGGCTGGGGCGGGGCTGTCTGTGGCCGGAGTTCAGGCCAGTGGAGGCTCCAACCTCAACACTTACGCCAGCATCGACTTCTACAAGTCTGAGGAACTGAGGACACATCAGAACGGAAACAAAGACGGTACAG
- the si:ch73-335l21.1 gene encoding insulin receptor substrate 1-B isoform X2 gives MESQPPEPQSYEDVRKSGYLRKQKSMHRRYFVLRTASERGPARLEYYESEKKFRGKTPVPKKALVLETCFNINKRADAKNKHMIVLYTRAESFAIAAENEADQDEWYQAMVELQCKSKTPATDTAAGGDYGVPTPGPAFKEVWQVKVWPKGLGQAKNLVGVYRLCLTDKTVNFVKLNSDAAAVVLQLMNVRRCGHSENFFFVEVGRSAVTGPGEFWMQVDDSVVAQNMHETLLEAMKALSEEFRQRSKSQSNSGPGGGATASNPISVPSRRHHPNPPPSQVGFTRRPRTEPPGGTGTGGNSANASPTPRHSFPRSGTVSDGGKSDEGACSGTGQSSSPTANGSCSTTPILRSKSARSATTPAKNNPLGLMRSVSTPAPSPAPSLSSSSGHGSEFGGVAGGTGGAGAGAYSRVPSHSASVSGSPSDYGSSDEYGSSPGEHSSHSLLAPSPNMLGGSGSLGGNGQSLDDDAANYILMGQRGGAGGEGGAATSVSQSAKASSSTTSQHPLTRRVLRRSSSRECEAERRLLSKRASLPPMALERLAPRPRRGEEEPEEEAADYAIMSRSTSRESFTTSSSSSSRRDSEMSPGCGGGGGGYLDVAGELAGGGVVARDNGYMSMLPGGAAQPPVALTHPLSVALADSESKPADDYMAMTPNNSVSPPQQIRAPAGDGYMMMSPNSSCSPDQRGGGGLAGGAWVGSSSADSRAGSDYMNMSPISARSVSSSTPPPEHPPHPDPHPLQQAPKMVYSYYSLPRSYKHTPPAGHFEDGPGRGRRPNGSADGKAVGRETGGRQDPNLGAVQGRHLSLSSSSYSSSSASSESLGENEERAPQGAGPSGGGAHSKDMGLLQQRRGGPKQGQHGGSRTRPVSLFVDVSKANTLPRVRENPLPPEPKSPGEYVSIEFKGDTRGARGGRGLRQGMSLPHSPSQCPSHRPASCLGGFQPLSGSPSTPLTPPTPPSGSEYVNMDLGPSPSPSPLSLTPLGFPSFPVPPTPPPKSLAPKSRDECSVAPQQQRGPEAAEAGPRKNGQTPTVGVPLCESPPCGDYTDMAFSRDNHTVSRPNSNSTSPKAPSPARPEPPVPILTLNLDFPLTRTGPNPDHGAKVIRADPQGRRRHCSETFLTSPSLPPTSSSSSSSSNSSSAASLFPEQAQAVVRRLGFEGILWGNAASAEHLPSSQFPHPGPGLPVAQALSMEQGLNYIDLDLANKESPNSALDGSSSVQAVLPRLYPVVNGGAGAGLSVAGVQASGGSNLNTYASIDFYKSEELRTHQNGNKDEC, from the exons gTAAGACTCCCGCCACGGACACGGCTGCTGGAGGGGACTACGGCGTGCCCACCCCAGGCCCCGCCTTCAAGGAGGTGTGGCAGGTGAAGGTGTGGCCTAAAGGGCTGGGCCAGGCCAAGAACCTGGTGGGCGTCTACCGGCTGTGCCTGACCGACAAGACAGTCAACTTTGTCAAGCTCAACTCGGACGCGGCCGCCGTGGTCTTGCAGCTGATGAACGTGCGGCGCTGTGGCCACTCTGAGAACTTCTTCTTCGTGGAGGTCGGTCGGTCTGCGGTCACAGGCCCCGGCGAGTTCTGGATGCAG GTGGATGACTCAGTGGTGGCCCAGAACATGCACGAGACTCTTCTGGAAGCTATGAAGGCCCTGAGCGAGGAGTTCCGCCAACGCAGCAAATCACAGTCCAACTCCGGACCAGGCGGTGGGGCCACCGCCTCCAATCCCATCAGCGTCCCGTCGCGGCGCCACCACCCCAACCCGCCCCCCAGCCAGGTGGGCTTTACGCGCAGGCCCCGCACTGAGCCGCCCGGAGGCACTGGGACTGGGGGCAACAGTGCCAACGCGTCGCCCACCCCGCGCCACAGCTTCCCCAGGTCAGGTACAGTCAGCGATGGGGGCAAAAGTGACGAGGGAGCATGCAGCGGCACGGGGCAGAGTTCCAGTCCGACCGCCAACGGGTCCTGTTCCACCACGCCCATCCTCAGGTCCAAGTCTGCCCGCTCTGCCACCACCCCGGCCAAGAACAACCCCCTGGGCTTGATGCGTTCTGTTTCCACCCCGGCCCCCTCCCCAGCTCCTAGCCTATCTTCCAGTTCCGGCCACGGCTCTGAGTTTGGAGGCGTTGCTGGTGGAACTGGAGGAGCGGGTGCCGGGGCCTATAGCCGCGTCCCCTCCCACAGTGCTTCTGTGTCGGGTTCCCCCAGCGACTACGGCTCCTCGGACGAGTACGGCTCCAGCCCTGGGGAGCACTCGTCCCACTCCCTCCTGGCTCCTTCACCCAACATGCTCGGCGGGTCGGGCAGCCTGGGCGGCAACGGTCAGTCTCTGGACGACGATGCTGCTAACTACATCCTAATGGGCCAGCGTGGTGGAGCGGGCGGAGAAGGGGGAGCTGCCACATCCGTCTCTCAGTCAGCTAAAGCATCGAGCTCCACCACTTCCCAGCATCCTCTAACCAGGAGGGTCCTGCGGCGCTCCTCTAGCCGAGAATGTGAGGCCGAGAGGCGGCTGCTGAGCAAGCGGGCATCCCTGCCACCCATGGCCCTGGAACGCCTGGCCCCTCGGCCTCGCAGGGGGGAGGAGGAGCCGGAGGAGGAGGCCGCCGACTATGCCATAATGTCACGCAGCACCAGCAGGGAGTCcttcaccacctcctcctcttcgtcATCACGGAGGGACTCCGAGATGAGCCCCGGATGCGGGGGCGGAGGAGGGGGCTACCTGGACGTGGCCGGCGAGCTGGCCGGAGGTGGTGTGGTGGCCCGTGATAACGGCTACATGTCCATGTTGCCGGGAGGAGCGGCCCAACCTCCGGTCGCCCTCACCCACCCGCTCTCTGTCGCCTTGGCCGACTCGGAGTCCAAGCCGGCGGACGACTACATGGCCATGACGCCCAACAACAGCGTATCGCCGCCGCAGCAGATCCGGGCCCCCGCCGGCGACGGCTACATGATGATGTCACCCAACAGCAGCTGCTCCCCGGACCAGCGAGGCGGCGGCGGCCTGGCGGGCGGGGCCTGGGTAGGCAGCAGCAGCGCCGACAGCCGGGCCGGCAGCGACTACATGAACATGTCCCCCATCAGCGCCCGCTCGGTCAGCAGCAGCACCCCCCCGCCCGAGCATCCCCCTCACCCTGACCCCCACCCCCTACAGCAGGCCCCCAAGATGGTATACTCGTACTACTCACTGCCCCGCTCCTACAAACACACGCCGCCTGCTGGACACTTCGAGGACGGCCCCGGTCGAGGGAGGCGGCCAAATGGGAGTGCTGATGGCAAAGCAGTTGGCAGGGAGACCGGGGGGCGTCAAGACCCCAATTTGGGCGCAGTCCAAGGCcgccatctgtctctctcctcttcctcctactcCTCCAGCTCGGCCAGCAGCGAGAGCCTAGGGGAGAACGAGGAGAGAGCGCCTCAAGGGGCGGGCCCTTCCGGTGGGGGGGCTCACTCTAAAGACATGGGGCTCCTCCAGCAGAGGCGGGGGGGCCCCAAGCAGGGCCAGCACGGAGGATCCAGGACGCGGCCAGTCAGCTTGTTCGTGGACGTGTCCAAGGCCAACACACTCCCAAGGGTGCGTGAGAACCCCCTGCCCCCGGAGCCCAAGAGCCCCGGGGAGTATGTCAGCATCGAGTTCAAGGGGGACACCAGAGGAGCTCGGGGAGGGAGGGGCCTCAGACAAGGGATGTCCCTCCCTCACAGTCCCAGTCAGTGCCCCTCACATCGGCCAGCCTCTTGTCTTGGGGGGTTCCAGCCCCTCTCCGGCAGCCCGTCAACCCCACTCACGCCCCCCACCCCTCCGTCAGGCTCCGAGTACGTTAACATGGACCTGGGGCCCTCTCCCTCGCCGTCGCCTCTCTCTTTGACCCCACTGGGCTTCCCGTCCTTCCCTGTCCCTCCCACGCCCCCGCCAAAATCCCTGGCCCCCAAGTCCCGTGACGAGTGCAGTGTGGCCCCTCAACAACAAAGGGGGCCCGAGGCAGCTGAAGCAGGACCTCGAAAAAACGGACAGACCCCCACTGTTGGGGTGCCCCTCTGCGAGTCTCCTCCCTGTGGGGACTATACAGATATGGCCTTCAGCCGGGACAACCACACCGTTTCTAGACCCAATTCTAACAGCACCTCCCCAAAGGCCCCCTCCCCAGCCAGGCCCGAACCCCCTGTGCCTATCCTCACCCTTAATCTGGACTTTCCCTTGACCAGAACTGGGCCCAACCCGGACCACGGCGCTAAAGTGATCCGGGCCGACCCACAGGGCCGCAGACGGCACTGCTCCGAAACCTtcctcacctccccctctcttcctcccacctcctcgtcatcctcttcctcctccaactCCTCATCCGCTGCCTCTCTTTTCCCAGAGCAGGCCCAGGCCGTGGTCCGCCGGCTGGGGTTTGAGGGCATATTGTGGGGGAATGCCGCATCGGCTGAGCATCTCCCTTCCTCGCAGTTCCCTCACCCTGGGCCTGGCCTACCCGTTGCCCAGGCACTATCCATGGAGCAAGGTCTCAACTACATAGACTTGGACTTGGCAAACAAAGAGAGCCCTAATTCAGCTCTGGACGGTTCTTCGAGTGTCCAGGCTGTCCTCCCTCGCCTCTACCCCGTGGTGAATGGGGGGGCTGGGGCGGGGCTGTCTGTGGCCGGAGTTCAGGCCAGTGGAGGCTCCAACCTCAACACTTACGCCAGCATCGACTTCTACAAGTCTGAGGAACTGAGGACACATCAGAACGGAAACAAAGACG